One genomic segment of Odocoileus virginianus isolate 20LAN1187 ecotype Illinois chromosome 17, Ovbor_1.2, whole genome shotgun sequence includes these proteins:
- the KLHL11 gene encoding kelch-like protein 11: MAAAAVAAAAAAAAAASLQVLEMESMETAAAGSAGLAAEVRGSGTVDFGPGPGLSAMEASGGDPGPEAEDFECSSHCSELSWRQNEQRRQGLFCDITLCFGGAGGREFRAHRSVLAAATEYFTPLLSGQFSESRSGRVEMRKWSSEPGPEPDTVEAVIEYMYTGRIRVSTGSVHEVLELADRFLLIRLKEFCGEFLKKKLHLSNCVAIHSLAHMYTLSQLALKAADMIRRNFHKVIQDEEFYTLPFHLIRDWLSDLEITVDSEEVLFETVLKWVQRNAEERERYFEELFKLLRLSQMKPTYLTRHVKPERLVANNEVCVKLVADAVERHALRAENIQSGTFQHAASHVSLLPRFGQNMDVIMVIGGVSEGGDYLSECVGYFVDEDRWVNLPHIHNHLDGHAVAVTESYVYVAGSMEPGFAKTVERYNPNLNTWEHVCSLMTRKHSFGLTEVKGKLYSIGGHGNFSPGFKDVTVYNPELDKWHNLESAPKILRDVKALAIEDRFVYIAARTPVDRDTEDGLKAVITCYDTETRQWQDVESLPLIDNYCFFQMSVVNSNFYQTASCCPKSYSLENEEAIRKIASQVSDEILESLPPEVLSIEGAAICYYKDDVFIIGGWKNSDDIDKQYRKEAYRYCAERKRWMLLPPMPQPRCRATACHVRIPYRYLHGTQRYPMPQNLMWQKDRIRQMQEIHRHALNMRRVPSSQIEC, encoded by the exons ATGGCGGCTGCGGCtgtggcggcggcggcagcggcggccgcGGCTGCGTCTCTGCAGGTGCTGGAGATGGAGAGCATGGAGACAGCCGCCGCCGGCTCCGCGGGGCTGGCCGCCGAAGTCAGAGGTAGCGGCACGGTGGACTTCGGGCCTGGGCCTGGTTTGTCTGCAATGGAGGCGAGCGGGGGCGACCCGGGCCCGGAGGCCGAGGATTTCGAGTGCAGCTCTCACTGCTCGGAGCTGTCGTGGAGGCAGAACGAACAGCGGCGCCAGGGCCTCTTCTGCGACATCACCTTGTGCTTCGGCGGTGCGGGAGGCCGAGAGTTCCGGGCCCACCGCTCGGTGCTGGCTGCCGCCACCGAGTACTTCACGCCGCTGCTCTCGGGTCAGTTCTCCGAGTCCCGCTCGGGCCGGGTGGAGATGCGCAAGTGGAGCTCCGAGCCCGGGCCCGAACCCGACACGGTGGAAGCCGTTATCGAATACATGTACACCGGGCGCATCCGCGTCAGCACGGGCAGTGTGCACGAGGTGCTGGAGTTGGCCGACAG GTTCCTATTAATTCGTTTAAAAGAGTTTTGTGGAGAATTTCTCAAGAAAAAGCTTCATCTCTCTAATTGTGTGGCCATCCATAGCTTAGCTCACATGTATACCCTAAGCCAGCTTGCTCTGAAAGCGGCGGATATGATACGGAGAAACTTCCACAAAGTAATTCAGGATGAGGAATTTTATACTTTACCTTTCCACCTCATCCGAGACTGGCTGTCAGACTTGGAGATCACAGTTGATTCCGAAGAGGTTCTATTTGAAACAGTTTTGAAGTGGGTTCAGAGAAATGCTGAAGAGAGAGAACGATACTTTGAAGAACTTTTTAAATTGCTCAGATTGTCCCAGATGAAACCTACTTACCTTACTCGTCATGTCAAACCAGAGAGGCTGGTGGCCAATAATGAAGTTTGCGTCAAGTTGGTGGCCGATGCAGTGGAGAGGCATGCTCTGAGAGCTGAGAACATACAGTCTGGTACATTCCAGCATGCTGCTTCTCATGTCTCATTATTACCTCGCTTTGGGCAAAATATGGACGTGATCATGGTTATTGGAGGTGTGTCAGAGGGAGGGGACTATTTAAGTGAATGTGTGGGATATTTTGTCGATGAGGACAGATGGGTCAACCTACCCCATATCCATAATCACCTTGATGGACATGCCGTTGCAGTAACAGAATCCTACGTGTATGTTGCTGGGTCAATGGAACCAGGGTTCGCTAAAACTGTGGAAAGGTATAATCCAAATTTGAACACCTGGGAACACGTTTGTAGTCTGATGACAAGGAAGCATTCTTTTGGGCTAACAGAAGTCAAGGGGAAGCTCTACAGCattggaggacatggcaacttcAGTCCCGGTTTTAAAGATGTGACTGTTTATAATCCCGAGCTAGATAAATGGCACAACTTGGAATCCGCGCCAAAGATTCTTCGGGATGTGAAAGCGCTCGCCATTGAAGACCGGTTTGTGTACATTGCTGCCCGCACTCCTGTGGACCGGGACACTGAAGATGGATTAAAGGCTGTCATTACTTGCTATGACACAGAGACTCGACAGTGGCAAGATGTGGAATCTTTGCCGCTTATTGACAATTACTGCTTTTTCCAAATGTCTGTGGTCAACTCAAACTTTTACCAGACAGCCTCATGCTGCCCCAAGAGTTActctttagaaaatgaagaggcgATACGAAAAATTGCCAGCCAGGTTTCTGATGAGATCCTTGAAAGTTTACCCCCGGAAGTCCTAAGCATTGAAGGAGCGGCCATTTGCTATTACAAAGATGACGTTTTCATTATTGGAGGCTGGAAAAACAGTGATGATATTGACAAACAGTATCGAAAAGAAGCCTACCGATACTGTGCTGAGAGAAAGCGGTGGATGCTTCTTCCTCCCATGCCACAACCCCGTTGTCGAGCCACTGCCTGCCACGTGAGAATCCCATACCGGTACTTGCATGGCACTCAGAGATATCCTATGCCTCAAAACTTAATGTGGCAGAAGGACCGGATCAGACAGATGCAAGAAATACATCGACATGCCCTAAACATGCGGCGAGTGCCAAGCTCTCAGA